A window from Halomicrobium urmianum encodes these proteins:
- a CDS encoding flippase activity-associated protein Agl23, whose product MASPGSHERPRIRSEPRAWARQHALTATGLVVAITVFGLALRFVLLGDRIAHWDEGRVGYWIVYYQETGSFAYRRIIHGPFIQHVNRWLFPILGANDFTMRLPVAIVGGLLPLTALLFREHLRRIEMAVMALFLALNPVLLYYSRFMRSDLLVATFMFAAFGMFVRFYDTRRFRYVYAAAALMAAGFASKENAIIYVATWIGAAGLLVDQALYRPREHGSGAGLLRSKVSAAREWTSQAPVAVRARVVDYAFHLVVAGVLFLLLSLFFYAPRGAGVAGLEYPPADPATTLGFWEAVANPVQFPTLVSETTDRVVDQFGTWITQADEAGDDESLTSVYAEFLGRYVEVMGTRAAALSVFAVLGFIYERYGRARSRNLVMFAAYGGFVSVLGYPLGTDIFGAWIVVHALVPLSIPAAVGLARVVDWGREALAADDRVGVGAAAAVLLVLLAQFAVFGAPAVYVNDQSDSNTLVQYAQPGDTPREELQTIREVAADGDGGNDVLLYYGEPDERYDDGSALVEKNPADWNSSHLNYRPLCSNWFNTLPLPWYFASADADVACERSDKNLSVRAVNDQPPVIITTKTDSTVPEDVLSENYERESYEMRSYGTEMTFWVHESHAE is encoded by the coding sequence ATGGCATCGCCCGGCAGTCACGAGCGGCCGCGCATACGCTCTGAGCCTCGCGCGTGGGCGCGACAGCACGCCCTCACCGCGACGGGGCTCGTAGTCGCGATCACGGTCTTCGGGCTCGCCCTCCGGTTCGTCCTGCTGGGCGACAGGATCGCCCACTGGGACGAGGGGCGGGTGGGGTACTGGATCGTCTACTACCAGGAGACGGGGTCGTTCGCCTACCGGCGGATCATCCACGGTCCGTTCATCCAGCACGTCAACCGCTGGCTGTTCCCGATCCTGGGGGCAAACGACTTCACGATGCGCCTGCCGGTGGCGATCGTCGGCGGCCTGCTCCCGCTGACTGCGCTGCTCTTCCGCGAGCACCTCCGCCGGATCGAGATGGCCGTGATGGCGCTGTTCCTCGCGCTGAACCCCGTCCTGCTGTACTACTCGCGGTTCATGCGCAGCGACCTGCTGGTCGCGACCTTCATGTTCGCCGCGTTCGGAATGTTCGTCCGGTTCTACGACACGCGCCGCTTCCGCTACGTCTACGCCGCTGCCGCGCTGATGGCCGCCGGCTTCGCTTCCAAGGAAAACGCGATCATCTACGTCGCGACCTGGATCGGCGCCGCCGGGCTGCTCGTCGACCAGGCGCTGTATCGCCCGCGGGAGCACGGCAGCGGCGCCGGCCTGCTCCGGAGCAAGGTGTCGGCGGCGCGCGAGTGGACCAGTCAGGCGCCCGTGGCCGTCCGCGCCCGCGTCGTGGACTACGCGTTCCACCTCGTCGTGGCCGGCGTGCTGTTCCTCTTGCTCTCGCTGTTCTTCTACGCGCCCCGCGGGGCCGGCGTCGCCGGGCTGGAGTACCCACCGGCCGACCCCGCGACGACGCTCGGCTTCTGGGAGGCAGTCGCGAATCCGGTCCAGTTCCCGACGCTTGTCTCCGAGACGACCGACCGGGTCGTCGACCAGTTCGGTACCTGGATCACGCAGGCCGACGAGGCCGGGGACGACGAGTCTCTGACCTCGGTATACGCCGAGTTCCTCGGCCGCTACGTCGAGGTCATGGGCACGCGCGCGGCCGCGCTGTCGGTCTTCGCCGTCCTCGGGTTCATCTACGAGCGCTACGGGCGCGCCCGCTCGCGCAACCTCGTCATGTTCGCCGCCTACGGCGGGTTCGTCTCGGTGCTGGGCTACCCGCTGGGAACGGACATCTTCGGCGCCTGGATCGTCGTCCACGCGCTGGTCCCGCTGTCGATCCCCGCCGCCGTCGGCCTGGCTCGGGTCGTCGACTGGGGGCGCGAGGCGCTGGCGGCCGACGACCGCGTCGGCGTCGGTGCCGCAGCGGCCGTCCTTCTTGTGCTCCTCGCGCAGTTCGCCGTCTTCGGCGCACCGGCCGTGTACGTGAACGACCAGTCCGACTCGAACACGCTCGTCCAGTACGCTCAGCCCGGCGACACCCCCCGCGAGGAGCTACAGACCATCCGCGAGGTCGCCGCCGACGGGGACGGTGGCAACGACGTTCTCCTCTACTACGGCGAACCGGACGAACGCTACGACGACGGGTCGGCGCTGGTCGAGAAGAATCCGGCCGACTGGAACTCCTCACATCTGAACTACCGGCCGCTGTGCAGCAACTGGTTCAACACGCTCCCGCTGCCGTGGTACTTCGCGTCCGCGGACGCCGACGTGGCGTGCGAGCGCTCGGACAAGAACCTGAGCGTCCGCGCAGTCAACGACCAGCCGCCCGTCATCATCACCACCAAGACTGACTCCACCGTCCCGGAGGACGTCCTCTCGGAGAACTACGAGCGCGAGAGCTACGAGATGCGCAGCTACGGCACCGAGATGACCTTCTGGGTCCACGAGTCGCACGCCGAGTGA
- the ribH gene encoding 6,7-dimethyl-8-ribityllumazine synthase, translated as MVQLGLVIAQYDKHGEVIDAMERSAREAADERGAEVAATLEVPGAYDAPLAADRLARRDDVDAVAALGAIVSGDTDHDQVIGAAAAQGLTDVSLERDTPVTLGIVGPGMSQAEAEARTDKGGEAVNSAVDLAEELP; from the coding sequence ATGGTGCAGCTCGGGCTGGTGATCGCCCAGTACGACAAACACGGCGAGGTGATCGACGCGATGGAGCGGTCGGCCAGGGAGGCCGCCGACGAGCGCGGCGCAGAGGTCGCCGCGACCCTGGAGGTGCCGGGGGCGTACGACGCGCCGCTGGCGGCCGACCGGCTGGCCCGCCGCGACGACGTCGACGCCGTGGCCGCGCTGGGCGCCATCGTCAGCGGCGACACCGACCACGATCAGGTGATCGGTGCGGCCGCCGCCCAGGGGCTGACGGACGTCAGCTTAGAGCGGGACACGCCGGTCACGCTGGGCATCGTCGGCCCGGGCATGAGCCAGGCCGAGGCCGAGGCGCGCACCGACAAGGGCGGCGAGGCCGTCAACAGCGCCGTCGACCTCGCCGAGGAACTGCCGTGA
- a CDS encoding pyridoxal phosphate-dependent aminotransferase, producing the protein MNLDFSDRVGRVEPSATLAISNTAAELEADGVDVVDLSVGEPDFDTPQNIKDAAEEALEAGHTGYTSTPGIPALREAIAEKLHDDGLIQYEAENVVVTPGGKQALYEIIHTLIDDGDEVALLDPAWVSYEAMVKLAGGSLTRVDTAAHDLQLEPALDDLAAAVSDETELLVVNSPGNPHGAVYSDEALEGVRDLAVEHDVTVISDEIYKEITYDGVEATSLGTIDGMEDRTITVNGFSKAYSMTGWRLGYFAGPEDLVSESGKIHGHSVSCAVNFVQHAGVEALENTDEEVGEMVEAFAERRDFLLDLFEDHGVHVPEPQGAFYMMPEVAPDGDDEEWCNAAIEDAAVATVPGSAFGTPGYARISYANSKDRLEEAVERLADEELI; encoded by the coding sequence ATGAACCTGGACTTCTCAGACCGCGTCGGACGAGTGGAACCGAGCGCGACGCTCGCGATCAGCAACACGGCCGCGGAACTCGAGGCCGACGGCGTCGACGTCGTCGACCTGAGCGTCGGCGAACCGGACTTCGACACGCCCCAGAACATCAAGGACGCCGCCGAGGAGGCCCTGGAGGCGGGCCACACCGGCTACACGTCCACGCCGGGCATCCCCGCGCTGCGGGAGGCCATCGCCGAGAAGCTCCACGACGACGGCCTCATCCAGTACGAGGCCGAGAACGTCGTGGTCACGCCCGGCGGCAAACAGGCACTCTACGAGATCATCCACACGCTGATCGACGACGGCGACGAGGTCGCCCTGCTGGACCCGGCGTGGGTCTCCTACGAGGCGATGGTGAAGCTCGCCGGCGGGTCGCTGACCCGCGTCGACACCGCGGCCCACGACCTCCAGCTGGAGCCCGCGCTGGACGACCTCGCCGCGGCCGTCTCCGACGAGACGGAGCTGCTGGTCGTCAACTCGCCGGGCAACCCCCACGGCGCCGTCTACTCCGACGAGGCCCTGGAGGGCGTCCGCGACCTCGCCGTCGAGCACGACGTCACGGTGATCTCCGACGAGATCTACAAGGAGATTACCTACGACGGCGTCGAGGCGACGTCGCTCGGTACGATCGACGGCATGGAGGACCGAACGATCACGGTCAACGGCTTCTCGAAGGCCTACTCCATGACCGGCTGGCGGCTGGGCTACTTCGCCGGCCCCGAGGACCTAGTCTCCGAGTCGGGCAAGATCCACGGCCACTCCGTCTCCTGCGCCGTCAACTTCGTCCAGCACGCCGGCGTCGAGGCCTTGGAGAACACCGACGAAGAAGTCGGGGAGATGGTCGAGGCCTTCGCCGAGCGCCGCGACTTCCTGCTGGACCTCTTCGAGGACCACGGCGTCCACGTCCCGGAGCCCCAGGGCGCGTTCTACATGATGCCCGAGGTCGCCCCGGACGGCGACGACGAGGAGTGGTGCAACGCCGCCATCGAGGATGCCGCCGTCGCCACCGTCCCCGGCAGCGCCTTCGGCACGCCGGGCTACGCGCGCATCTCCTACGCCAACAGCAAGGACCGCCTGGAGGAGGCGGTCGAACGGCTGG